A stretch of the Lactuca sativa cultivar Salinas chromosome 9, Lsat_Salinas_v11, whole genome shotgun sequence genome encodes the following:
- the LOC111895287 gene encoding PH domain-containing protein YHR131C-like, with product MIIEEEGRAICSYTTNDILNPPAVIQVGSPTYFSRVLEIQNRETHHNLRHDLTEYIWERQFQGQNDGECDDDDDGDDEEDDGSGDEADDTGDDNDDD from the coding sequence atgatAATAGAAGAAGAGGGTAGGGCTATTTGCTCATATACCACAAACGATATACTTAACCCACCCGCAGTAATACAAGTTGGCAGTCCGACATACTTCTCAAGGGTTTTGGAAATACAAAACcgtgaaacacatcacaatctacgACATGATTTGACCGAATACATATGGGAACGACAATTTCAAGGGCAAAATGACGGTGAGTGCGACGATGATGACGATGGTGACGATGAGGAGGATGACGGTAGTGGAGACGAGGCGGATGATACCGGTGACGACAACGACGACGATTAG